Proteins from a genomic interval of Heptranchias perlo isolate sHepPer1 chromosome 19, sHepPer1.hap1, whole genome shotgun sequence:
- the LOC137335463 gene encoding P2Y purinoceptor 1-like, protein MAEKSTVFPFVTSVPANQTYCEVNSHFRYQFLPVMYVIVFVMGFLGNCWVLVAMCLNRRKWTSMTVFLFNLGLADLLYVITLPFLVAYYAGHGRWSFGKVFCRITRLVFHLNLYGSIGFLTCISVQRYLGIVYPMKMMGRWKPRHSVLISVLVWGLVLTQTSVDLYFTKTNADGTNCHDTTVNGELLEYIRYNLALSAIGFFIPFLIILGCYSHVFIVLTRSKNVDPDLRDRCLKLVVIVTVLFSLCFTPYHVLRNANLISRYLQVQGQCNQTFRNIYLTYQVSRALASLNSGINPLVYFLAGTRIEKLGRKVRRSLSAMVTFQHSLRKRKFFADL, encoded by the coding sequence ATGGCGGAGAAAAGCACTGTGTTCCCATTTGTGACATCCGTGCCAGCCAACCAGACGTACTGTGAAGTCAACAGCCACTTCAGGTATCAATTCCTCCCTGTCATGTACGTTATTGTATTCGTGATGGGTTTCCTGGGGAATTGCTGGGTTTTGGTTGCCATGTGTTTGAACCGGAGGAAATGGACCAGCATGACTGTGTTCTTGTTTAACCTGGGCCTGGCCGATCTCCTGTATGTCATCACTTTGCCGTTCCTTGTGGCGTACTATGCCGGTCATGGCCGGTGGTCTTTTGGGAAAGTATTTTGCCGAATAACGAGGCTCGTTTTCCACTTGAACTTGTACGGGAGCATCGGATTCCTCACTTGTATCAGTGTCCAGCGGTACCTGGGGATCGTGTACCCCATGAAGATGATGGGCAGATGGAAACCCCGTCACTCGGTCCTGATCAGTGTCTTGGTCTGGGGGCTGGTTCTGACCCAAACCTCGGTGGATTTATATTTCACCAAAACTAACGCCGATGGCACAAACTGCCACGACACTACAGTGAATGGGGAACTCCTGGAGTATATAAGGTACAATCTCGCTCTGTCTGCGATTGGTTTTTTCATCCCCTTTCTAATTATCCTGGGATGTTACAGCCACGTTTTTATAGTTCTCACCAGAAGTAAGAATGTGGACCCAGACTTGAGGGATCGCTGCCTCAAACTTGTGGTGATTGTCACAGTTTTGTTTTCTCTCTGTTTCACGCCTTACCACGTTCTGAGAAACGCAAACTTGATTTCGAGATATTTACAAGTCCAGGGGCAGTGCAATCAAACCTtcaggaacatttacctgactTATCAGGTGTCCAGGGCCTTGGCCAGTTTGAACAGCGGCATCAATCCGCTCGTTTATTTTCTGGCCGGAACTCGAATCGAAAAGCTCGGGAGAAAAGTGAGGCGGTCCTTGTCCGCAATGGTTACCTTCCAGCACTCTTTACGGAAAAGGAAATTCTTTGCTGACCTATAA